The genomic segment TCTCACATATTAAAACCACTAATCCCAAGTATTTATATCTTGGCAAATTTTGAGAATAAAAGCATTTCAAGATGTGCAAAGTCTCTACTAAGCATGATTCCTCCCCAAATAATAAAGAAAAGGGTTGTTGAACTTACTAACAACCTATATTCAGAAAATGGTTTAGATAGGGTTGAAGCAATTTGGGGATTGTTTGCAATTTCAACAATTTCGCCAGAATATGTTAGAGATTCGTTGCCCGAACTTCTAACCTTATCCATATATGAAGAATATGAACTGCTAAGAATATGTTCTATCGCTCTTCTTGAAGAGTTAGACAACAAAGAAACAAAATTAATTTTTAATAGAAAAAATATGTTATTATTTTGTGGAATTAAAAGTAAATACAATTTAAATAGCCAAAATTCCGAAGAAATTGCATGTGTTCTTATGAAGATGTATTTTAGCACATTAAAAAGTGAGGATTTAGAAAAGGTTTTGGAATTTTTAAACCATAATGATTATATGATTAAGTTGTTGTCGGTGGCTATTATTGGTAAGAATGCCAATACTTTAATAGCATTGTGTGATACCGAAGAAATTGAAAGAATTTTAATGAAATTGATTGAAAACTTAAACAGTTCATATACAACCATAAAGGCAATTTCACTGTTGTCATTTGCGAGAATTTTATCATATATGTCAAATAGTAAATACACTTCAAAATTCTTAGAGGGTGCAAAGACATTCCTCAAAGAAAATTTTATTTTGAAGGCCTGTGCATTGGGGGCTTTAAGCCTAACCTATAAAAAATGCAAAGCAGCAGATTTTAGATATAAGATCAAAAAATTGGTTGAAGATGTTGACATGGGGGAGGTGATAAAGGAGCATCTTTTATGCTATTTTATGGGAATTTCACTGCTCATAAAGTTATATGGGGAAGATGTATTCAATATTTTAAATTCATGCATACATCCATGTGTTGATGATAAATTTATTGAAAATTTAAAACAAAAAAATCCATCAAAATACAAGTTCATATTTAAAGAATTAAAAAATGGACTAAATAGTAGTAATTGGATATGTCGCAATGTAAGTGTTAAACTCATGGGGAATATGGCATGTTTATTCCCCAATTTTGTGAATCTCTACACCCTTTTAATAAAAAATCATCTTCTTACAGACAACATGTGGATAACAAGATTGACATCAGTTTGGGTTTTAAGAGTTATAAATCATTTGGATGAATTGAACTTCTCAAAAAAGGATTATTTGGATATTTTAGAGTATGTTGATGATTACTATTGGGAAGTTAGATTTGAGTATATTATGTTCTATATTGAATTGTTAAACAAACATCCCGAAATTCTTAAAGATGAGAAGTTAAAAAATGCTCTAATATCATCAATTACAACCAAATACCTAATCGATAAAAGCCACATCATAAGAAAAATGTGCAAATTTATCCTACAAAAAATTCCTGAAATGGGGGAAATCTTAGAGTATTTTAATAAAAATTACAATGAAAAACTCAAAATTCTTCAGAGTATGATTGAAAATCCTATGTTAAGAAAAAGTGCATTCATGAGATTAAAAACAATATTGAAGAGAGGAATAAAGGATAACAATGAGGAACTAATAAACAGAGTGTTGGAGTTCATCAATGGCAAATATTACAAAGAAATGGCTTATATTCTTCATGAATTGGTGTTATTATACAATAAACATGAGATTGCAAAAGAAATAGTTGATACAATAAAATCAAAACATCCTGGAATCGTTAAATACCGTGAAGATATTCTATTTACATTGTTGGGAGAATTATTGGTAATTCAGCGAAAAAATGCCTTAAAGGAATTGAAAGATTATACTACTGTTGGATTTCCAATATCTAAAACAATTCTGTATAGATTAAAAAAGATGGTTGTATATGATGTTGTAGATGAGGATATAATACAACTTACAATAAAAATACTTGAAAAAGTTGGAGATGAGGAGGCTAAACAACTAATTAAAGAAAGAAAAGAAATTATATCTGGAATTAGAGAGTATACGTTAAGTTTAAGTGAAATACTTCAAAGAAACAAAAATTGGAGAGACGTTTATGCTCTAATAGAACACACCCCAGAAGAGTACATCACACACTTAGAAAATGATAGTTTACTAAATCTAATAAATCTTTTACGTGAAGATGATGGTATTTTGCTAAAGATTAGGGTAATGGACTCGTTGCTCCAACTTATTGAAGAAGAAAATCCAAACATCATGAATTTTATTGATAACAATTATAATGCTATATTCAACACAATTCATGAACTAATAAATCATAGATATTTCATGGTATCAAAAAATTCTGAGAGACTGATGAGATTACTATTGATTAAAAAACCTTCTTTATTCAATAGATGGATACTATCAAAAACTGATATTAACAACTACATCCCAACAATAAAAAAGTTTTTAAATGATACACATCCAACAATTAAAATGGAAATGCTAAATGTTGTGGAGCATTTATTAAATTTGGGATATGAAGGTGTAAATACGTTACTACCAGAACTGTTAAACTTAATTGACGATGAAAAATGGGCTGTAAAAAGAAGATTAATATCAATAATACCAAAATTAACTATTAAAGATGAAGACATTGACAATATAATATGCAAATGTATAGATGCATTAGAAAAATGTGAAAATGACTTTGTAATGTATATATTAAGGTTATTGAACCAACTACCGCCATCAAAAAGATATGCTGAAGATGTGGTAAATACCTTAAATAAATTTATAGATAATTGTGATTTTGATGATATAACCAACAGTATTTTGGAAAAATATAACAATATCATAAAAGGTGAAAATAATGATTGATGTACACATACATGCAGACACAAGACCTTATGAGGATTTTGAGATGATGGCATTATGTATGGATGGAGCAATAACATTGGCTCATGACCCATTTGAAATGAAATCCTCTGACGTATGGGTTTCCCATGTTGAGAGGTTAATCAGTAACGATGTAAAGAGAGCAAAGGAAAATGGATTGAGGTTATTTGTGTGTGTTGGTGTTCATCCAAGGGCAATACCAAATGACTATGAAAATGCCATTGAAAAGATAAAGGACTTTGTTAAAAATGATGTTGTTGTTGGAATTGGGGAGATTGGATTAGAAAAGGCAACAAAGGAAGAAAAGGATGTGTTTACAAAGCAGTTGTTGTTGGCAAAAGCGTTAGATTTACCTGCAGTAGTTCATACCCCAAGAAGAAATAAGGAAGAGGTAACAAAAATTATCATGGAGGAAATAAACACCCTTAACTTAAACAATGAAAAGATTGTTATCGACCACTGCAACAAAAATACTGTAAAGGATGTTCTTGATATTGGATGTTATGCAGGATTAACCATCCAACCAAGCAAATTAACTCCAATGGAGGCTGTTGAGATTGTTAAGGAATTTGGTGGAGAAAGGATTTTGTTGGATAGCGATTCTTCCTCAGCCCCATCTGATATATTAAGTGTACCAAAAACGGTGTTAAAGATGAGGTTAAATAATATTGATAAAGAAATTATAAATCTTGTTTCACATGAAAATGCAAAAAAATTCTTCAATTTGAGGATATAATTTTTATTATGTGGTGATATAATGAAGAAGTTATATATTGCCGTGGGTTTTATATTTATTTTAATATTTGCTCTAATAGTTGGGGGAATTGTGGTACTTTTTTCAGATTTTGATTTTAGTGGTGGTAATATTGCTGTAATAAATATAGATGGTCCAATAATTTTAAAATCTGACGATTCTGGGATTTTTGGACGTAAGGAAATGAGTGCATTAGATTACATTGATTTACTTGATAGGGCTGAAAAAGACAAGAACATAAAAGCCGTTCTTTTAAAAATCAACTCTCCTGGAGGAGAGGTTATAGCAAGTGAGAAACTTGCAAGGAAGGTAAAGGAAGTTGCAGAAAAAAAGCCAGTTGTGGCTTACATAGAAACCATTGGAGCATCTGGGGCATATATGGCTGCATGTCCAGCAGATTATATTGTTGCAGAGAAACACTCAATTGTTGGGAGTATTGGGGTTAAAATGGAGATTCTGCATTATTATGGCTTAATGGAAAAATTGGGTATCAATACAACAGTAATAAAGGCAGGGAAGTATAAGGATATTGCTTCACCATACAGACCAATGACAGAGGAGGAGAGGAGGTATTTAGAAAAGATGATAAACGAAACATATATGGACTTTGTAATGTGGGTTGCAGAGAATAGGAACTTAAGTATAAATAAGACATTAAAAATTGCAGATGGGAAGATATATATGGGAAGTGATGCTAAAAAAGTTGGTTTAGTTGATGAGGTTGGGACAGAGGAGGATGCCATCAACATAACTGCAAAATTGGCAAACATAACAACCCCAAAAGTTGTTGAATACAAAAGTGAGGACTTTGGATTATTTAATGTGCTTTATAGTTTTGGTTATGGAATTGGAAAGGGATTGGGCGAAATTTTAGTAAAAACAGATTTACCATACAAAACATACATTATGGATTAATGGGGGGAGTTGATGAAGAAAATAACGCTCTTGGAAATTTTGGTTGTTGTGGCAATACTCACAACAACCCTTGCAGTAGGATATAAGTTCTTGAAAGGCAACA from the Methanotorris formicicus Mc-S-70 genome contains:
- a CDS encoding TatD family hydrolase codes for the protein MIDVHIHADTRPYEDFEMMALCMDGAITLAHDPFEMKSSDVWVSHVERLISNDVKRAKENGLRLFVCVGVHPRAIPNDYENAIEKIKDFVKNDVVVGIGEIGLEKATKEEKDVFTKQLLLAKALDLPAVVHTPRRNKEEVTKIIMEEINTLNLNNEKIVIDHCNKNTVKDVLDIGCYAGLTIQPSKLTPMEAVEIVKEFGGERILLDSDSSSAPSDILSVPKTVLKMRLNNIDKEIINLVSHENAKKFFNLRI
- the sppA gene encoding signal peptide peptidase SppA, which produces MKKLYIAVGFIFILIFALIVGGIVVLFSDFDFSGGNIAVINIDGPIILKSDDSGIFGRKEMSALDYIDLLDRAEKDKNIKAVLLKINSPGGEVIASEKLARKVKEVAEKKPVVAYIETIGASGAYMAACPADYIVAEKHSIVGSIGVKMEILHYYGLMEKLGINTTVIKAGKYKDIASPYRPMTEEERRYLEKMINETYMDFVMWVAENRNLSINKTLKIADGKIYMGSDAKKVGLVDEVGTEEDAINITAKLANITTPKVVEYKSEDFGLFNVLYSFGYGIGKGLGEILVKTDLPYKTYIMD